A portion of the Tamandua tetradactyla isolate mTamTet1 chromosome 16, mTamTet1.pri, whole genome shotgun sequence genome contains these proteins:
- the ZNF667 gene encoding zinc finger protein 667 isoform X7: MLDNYRNLVSLGFSLRRPNVITLLEKGKAPWMVEPVRRRRGPDSGSKFENKKLPPSQCNKSGQSIQQKPISAQQFPTGKRACKRNTVLIKLKKGPSGKKSLKCNDCGKIFGGSLSLKLHQNFHTEEKPYECSNCRKAFKRILSLILHQRIHIAKKSHECDKCGESFNQRTTLILHEKIHDEKKTFDCGMAMSQGPSLSAHHKIPIAEKVHHCRKCGKAFNLMSSFLLHKRIHNGKKIHKCNKCGRGFNKKSFLVIHKRIHSGKKTQGIEKVLRKSRQQRSRMLESPYKCGKCRKSFGRVSSLMLHQRVHTSEKPYKCDKCKEVFRLLSTLFLHLRIHNSEKQYKCNKCEKVCNRYSSLIQHQKIHTKKKKLFECKECGKMFSGVANLKIHQNIHSEEKPFKCNKCSKVFGRQSFLIEHQRIHTGEKPYQCEECGKAFSHRISLTRHKRIHTEDRPYECDECGKAFSQSAHLAQHERIHTGEKPYTCKTCGKAFSQRTSLILHERSHTGEKPYECNECGKAFSSGSDLIRHQRSHSSEKPYECSKCGKAYSRSSSLIRHQNTHSEEKA, translated from the coding sequence ATTCAGGGTCTAAGTTTGAGAATAAGAAGTTACCTCCAAGTCAATGCAACAAATCTGGGCAAAGCATCCAGCAGAAACCAATTTCTGCACAACAATTTCCCACAGGAAAAAGAGCCTGCAAAAGAAATACAGTCCTAATCAAACTGAAGAAAGGGCCTTCAGGgaagaaatctttaaaatgtaatgACTGTGGGAAAATCTTTGGTGGAAGCTTATCTCTAAAACTTCATCAGAACTTTCATACTGAAGAGAAGCCTTATGAATGCAGTAATTGTAGAAAAGCCTTCAAACGGATCTTATCCCTCATTCTTCATCAAAGAATTCATATAGCAAAGAAGAGCCATGAATGTGATAAATGTGGGGAAAGCTTCAATCAAAGAACAACACTTATTCTCCATGAGAAAATTCATGATGAAAAGAAAACCTTTGACTGTGGGATGGCGATGAGTCAGGGCCCATCTCTCAGTGCACACCACAAAATTCCCATTGCTGAGAAGGTCCACCATTGTagaaaatgtgggaaagccttcaatcTAATGTCATCCTTTTTGCTTCATAAGAGAATTCACAATGGAAAGAAAATccataaatgtaataaatgtggGAGAGGTTTCAATAAGAAATCATTTCTTGTTATACATAAAAGAATTCATAGTGGAAAGAAAACTCAGGGTATTGAGAAGGTCTTAAGGAAGAGTCGACAGCAGAGAAGTCGCATGTTAGAGAGTCCttataaatgtggaaaatgtagaaAATCCTTTGGTAGAGTTTCATCCCTTATGCTTCATCAGAGAGTTCACACTTcagagaaaccctataaatgtgaTAAATGTAAGGAGGTCTTCAGACTTCTTTCAACCCTTTTTCTACATCTAAGAATTCATAACAGtgagaaacaatacaaatgtaataAATGTGAGAAGGTCTGTAATCGGTATTCGTCTCTTATTCAACATCAAAAAatccatacaaagaaaaagaaactctttgaatgtaaggaatgtgggaagaTGTTTTCTGGCGTTGCAAACCTTAAAATACATCAGAACATTCATTCGGAAGAGAAACCTTTCAAATGCAATAAATGTAGTAAAGTTTTTGGCCGCCAGTCGTTTCTTATTgagcatcagagaattcataccgGAGAAAAGCCCTATCAGTGTGAGGAGTGTGGAAAGGCCTTTAGTCACCGAATATCCCTTACTCGTCATAAGAGAATTCATACTGAAGACAGACCTTATGAATGTGACGAGTGTGGGAAGGCCTTCAGCCAGAGTGCACATCTTGCCCAGCACgaaagaattcacactggagagaaaccatatacGTGTAAAACATGTGGGAAGGCCTTTAGTCAGCGCACATCCCTTATTCTGCATGAAAGAAGtcatactggagagaagccctatgaatgtaatgaatgtgggaaggcGTTTAGCAGTGGCTCAGACCTCATTCGACATCAGAGAAGTCATTCTtcagagaaaccctatgaatgtagtAAATGTGGGAAGGCGTATAGTCGGAGCTCATCCCTTATTCGACATCAGAATACACATTCTGAAGAAAAAGCCTAA